The DNA window TCCATACGGATAATACGGGGGCATACGATGAAGAAGGGCAGATACTGAAGAACTTTCCCGGTACTCATGCTACTGTAGATATGCTTGTAGAATTGGTCTTTAACGCCTATATGCTGGAAACTCCTGTTTATCGTGATATGATCCGCTTGTTTGAATTAAAGTTCAAAGTTTCCCGTCAGACCATTTTGAATTGGTTGTCAAAAGGATCCGCTGCCTTAAAGAAACTGCTTCCTGTATTGAAATCACAGGCTTTGGAGAAAGATTCCATTATCAATTGCGATGAAACCTGGTGCCGTGTAAAAATGCAAGATAAGTATAAGAAGGCTTATATCTGGTGTCTGGTTAATAAGTCTGCCGGCATTGTGATCTTCTTTTACGATGAAGGCAGCCGTAGCCGTAAAGTGCTGACTGACTTCATTGAAGATTCTGATATAGCTGCTTTACAATCTGATGCTTATAACGTCTATAAATATTTAGATGGCGAATTAAGTGAGGTAGAGCATATTTGCTGCATGGCTCATGTAAGGGCCCGATTCCAAAAAGCCTTATTGCAAGGTAAGGATGAACTGGCAAGACCTTTTATGAAGTGGATTGGTCGGTTGTATGATTTTGAACGCTGTTACAGTAATGATGACCTTCCGCCCGATGAAATAAAGAGGCGAAGGAACGGATCAGAAACCACCGAAATAGTAGGTTCCATTTGGATGGAGTTAACCCGTCTGCTCGACGACCCTTTACCCAAAGGTGATCTGATAACTAAGGCTCTCCATTATTTGAAGAATGCATGGACTCCCATTATGGCTTATCGCAATAACGGTAGGTATTGCATTGATAATTCTATAGCGGAACGTTCGATTCGTACGTTGACGATTGAGCGCAAGAACAAAATGGCTTTTGGTAGTCATAAAGGTGCTGAAACCTCGACGATTTATCATACCTTTATTGGTACTTGTAAAATGGGTGCACTGTCATTCTACCAATTCTTGAAGCAATATTTAACTGCTTTTATGGAAGGACGTACGGATTTTGAGAATCTGACCCCTGCCATACTGGGCAAAATCAATTAAAAAAATCTAAATTTTAATGACCTTTATTTGTCTCGTACGTGTAAACGTGCGGTGAATAAAGGGTTTTCAAATAACTAACGTGGAAATTGGACGCTTACATCATATTTGGTATCTCACTCACAATCGGCATAGCTGCAACTTGCAATGGGACGCTACTCATGACGTAAGTGTCCCATTTCCACGTCTTGCCATAAGTCACTAGTATAGCTACTTTTGCATAGTTATCAAAAAAAATGAGATTATGTATAGTAGTGAAAATTTAGAAAAGTTCTAGTTCCTCTACAAGTTGGAGGGTCAACCGAAAAATCTATCGATAGAATCGTTTTGCACGCAGCAGGGTGTTTCTTATCAAGCATTTTACAATTGGTTCTCTAAAAGCAAGAAAGCCATCGTTCCGGTGGAGATTGTCGGTATGCCGACAGAGCAGTTATCGGAAGAAGTACAGCAAAAAGAAGATTCACCGTGTCAGGAAATCATCAGCAAGTGTGCCATACAAACGGTTGTCATTTCTTTGGAGAATGGTGTTTAACTATCCAGGAAGAGTTTAAGCTATCAGGAGTTGCTCCGATTGGTGGAGAAATTGGAGGTTTTATGCTGACAGTCTCCGGTTTGAAGTATTTCTATTATTTACCACATTTCATGTAATGATATGAGCGATACCGAGAAAAAAATCTTTTATTCAGTTTTTGGCAGCTGAGTCTCATAGGAAGTACCAGCAGAACAGTTGTCTTCAAAAAACGATAGATGATCAAGGTGAAAGGCTGAAGGCCATGCAACTCACTTTGGATAATATTCAAAGTAGCCAGGAGAAGACTCATGATGAAAACATCAAACTGAATCCTGAATTGTTGGTTCAAGGTCGCGTTCTGAAGTCAATGCAAGTTGAATTGAAGAAAACCCTTCGTGTGGCAGATAAATCAAAGGGCTCTATGAAGTGCTTAGAGATGAGAAGTATATAGGTTACGTGCTACAGTATATATGCTTGTAGAATTGGTATTTAATGCCTATATGCTGAAGACTCCTGTTTATCGGGATATGATTCGCTTGTTTGAATTGAAGTTCAAAGTTTCCCGTCAAACCATTTTGAATTGGTTGTCAAAAGGATCCGATGCCTTAAAGAAACTGCTTCCTGTATTGAAAACACAGGCTTTGGATAAAGATTCCATTATTAACTGCGATGAAACCTGGTGCCGTGTAAAAATGCAAGATAAGTATAAGAAGGCTTATATCTGGTGTCTGGTTAATAAATCTGCCGGTATTGTGATAACTAAGGCAGTAAGCGTTTAATATTCGGCTCTTGACTGGCTTTCTCTGAAACCATATTTTTGTGGCATACTAATAAACCAATATTTATGCCCAAGCGAGAAGATTATGAATTACTGTGGGAACGTTACCAAAAGGAAGGTGTCCCCAATAAAATTTCCATTGAAAGGTTTTGTGTGAGCAATGGCTTTACCTATCGTGAATTTGAAAAATGGTACAAACAAATACGATGCAATTCTTTCGTTCCTCTCCATG is part of the uncultured Bacteroides sp. genome and encodes:
- a CDS encoding IS66 family transposase, with the translated sequence MDLEEVLRRKFYREQLEQSDDETPVCLPISCNDMSDTEKNSFIQFLAAESHRKDQQNSRLQKTIDDQGERLNAMQLTLEKIESAQHATRDENIKLNAQLLLQSKNLKKLQSDSAANSQALNKALREAAKYRSLYEVLRDEKFVGTSQKSGKSRPAVGRDDDKDEWTGTGNAGDDESNSDTVSVTEPEAGKENLEHSCSESANTDSVVEPKKKERPYRQGLKYNTMKAEATILHKCDLTRIPADATIVKTEIRSSFHFISRIEEHQQEYVTYRTKDGRLVTSFYPMKKPAQGSVSETLSEDVHTDNTGAYDEEGQILKNFPGTHATVDMLVELVFNAYMLETPVYRDMIRLFELKFKVSRQTILNWLSKGSAALKKLLPVLKSQALEKDSIINCDETWCRVKMQDKYKKAYIWCLVNKSAGIVIFFYDEGSRSRKVLTDFIEDSDIAALQSDAYNVYKYLDGELSEVEHICCMAHVRARFQKALLQGKDELARPFMKWIGRLYDFERCYSNDDLPPDEIKRRRNGSETTEIVGSIWMELTRLLDDPLPKGDLITKALHYLKNAWTPIMAYRNNGRYCIDNSIAERSIRTLTIERKNKMAFGSHKGAETSTIYHTFIGTCKMGALSFYQFLKQYLTAFMEGRTDFENLTPAILGKIN